The window CGCCGACCTCACCGAGAAGGTGGCGTTCTTCGAGGCGTACGGGCAGTTGAGCGGCGCTTCGGCGGTGCCGTACCTGGATGGGATCCTGAACGGCAAGGGATTCTTCGGCCGGCGTGATGACTCGGAAATTCGGGCGTGCGCGGCGATGGCGCTCGGTCGCATCAACTCCCATGAGGCGGAGCAGGCGCTGCGCAAGGCAGGGTGGTCGGAGAAAGACGTCGTAGTGCGCAACGCGGTGAACAAGGCGTTACGCGGAGTGGGGGAATGACCGGCGATCCGTCGCGCGAGGCGCCCCCGCCGGGCGCGGGTTCCAGCCAGACGTTGGCCCGCGCCTCGATGCGGACGTCCACGTCGGCCTCGGACGGGGAGCGCAGCGAGGACTCGTTCATCCGCCGCACTGGGCGCGAGTTGGTACGCGACCTGTACGCTGCGCTGCGCGCCATGAAGCTCTACCCAGTGGAGAACGCCGCGGTGCAGAAATCGCTCGCCGAGCTCACGGCGCGCTGTGGCGAACTGCTCAAGCCGGAGCAGGAGCTGCAGATCCGTGCCTCGGGAGAGTTCATCTTCATCAATTCGACGCGGTTGCGGATCGACCTCGACAACTACGCGAGCTTCAGCCGCGTCCTGTCGATCTTCCGCAGAAACGGCGTGGGCTCCGTGCAGGTGCACGAGGGAGCCCGTTCGCGGGATTGGATGATCCTGCTCTCGCTGCTACAGGCCGATTCGACCGACCCGCCGGACGAGCGCCTGCCGGAACTGTCAGCCAAGCTGGAGAGCGCCGGCGTCACGGCGCTCACGCTCGGCGGGCCCACGCAGCAGGCGAGCGGCGATGTCGAGCGGGCCAAGGAACGCGCCAAGCGGACGTATTCGCAGTCCGTCGTGGTGGCCAAGGACCTGATGACGTCGGTGCGCATGGGCAAGAGCCCGAACATCAAGAAGATCAAACGAGTCGTGCAGGGCATCGTGGACGAGATCCTCAACGAGGAGACGTCGCTCATCGGCCTGACGACGATCCGCGACTACGACGAATACACGTTCTCGCATTGCGTCAACGTCTGCATCTTCGCCGTGGCCATTGGCAAGCGCCTGGGGTTGAGCAAAGGGCAGCTCTACGACCTCGGACTCGCGGCGCTGTTCCACGATATCGGCAAGCAGCGCGTGCCGGCAGAGGTGCTCAACAAGTCAACCGGCCTCACCGACGACGAGTGGCGGGCCATTGCCGCCCATCCGTGGCTCGGCGTGCTGGCGCTGTTTCAGGTGCGCGGGCAGCAGGAGTTCCCGTACCGGTCGATGGTCGTGGCGATGGAGCACCATATGAAGGTCGACCTCACGGGGTATCCGCGGCCCATTCGTCCGCGCAAGATGAGCATGTACAGCAAGATCGTTGCGGTGGCCGACGGTTTCGACGCCGCCACGTCCCGGCGGTCGTACCAGACCACGCCCCTGAACCCGGCGGCCGTCGTACAGGAAATGCGCGACAATCCGCGCCGCGGCATGGACCCGGTGCTGGTGAAGGCATTCGTCAACCTCACGGGCATCTATCCCGTGGGCACGCTCGTCGTGCTCGACACGTATGAACTCGGCCTGGTGCACGCGGTCAGTCCACTGCAGGACATGCTGTCGCGCCCGATCGTGCGCGTGATCGGCGACGCGATGGGGAACCTGATGCACCCGGGAGAGTTGATCGATCTCGCCGAGCGCGACGCGGAAGGCACCTTCAGGCGCACGATCATCAGGACCGAGAACCCGGAGCGCTA of the Gemmatimonadaceae bacterium genome contains:
- a CDS encoding HD-GYP domain-containing protein — protein: MTGDPSREAPPPGAGSSQTLARASMRTSTSASDGERSEDSFIRRTGRELVRDLYAALRAMKLYPVENAAVQKSLAELTARCGELLKPEQELQIRASGEFIFINSTRLRIDLDNYASFSRVLSIFRRNGVGSVQVHEGARSRDWMILLSLLQADSTDPPDERLPELSAKLESAGVTALTLGGPTQQASGDVERAKERAKRTYSQSVVVAKDLMTSVRMGKSPNIKKIKRVVQGIVDEILNEETSLIGLTTIRDYDEYTFSHCVNVCIFAVAIGKRLGLSKGQLYDLGLAALFHDIGKQRVPAEVLNKSTGLTDDEWRAIAAHPWLGVLALFQVRGQQEFPYRSMVVAMEHHMKVDLTGYPRPIRPRKMSMYSKIVAVADGFDAATSRRSYQTTPLNPAAVVQEMRDNPRRGMDPVLVKAFVNLTGIYPVGTLVVLDTYELGLVHAVSPLQDMLSRPIVRVIGDAMGNLMHPGELIDLAERDAEGTFRRTIIRTENPERYGIRVGDYFV